A stretch of Mucilaginibacter terrae DNA encodes these proteins:
- a CDS encoding YceI family protein — protein MIKKHLIILLLVIQASAYAQQAYQLDVSKSKVLWNTRQTMGGHYGYLLFSSGTLIYSSAGQPVNGVFSMDMNSIRSEDHEKAADNQKVDQELRKPGFFDIDKYPTSTMRVLTITQIGKTDKYKVNGDLTIKGITNPIEFTATLKKKGGNIIATAALVIDRLIWHIDLQSPPQAKPKPWELVTTLENKIKNKIMVGEVPITLKMVFTR, from the coding sequence ATGATAAAAAAACACTTAATTATCCTGTTACTTGTTATCCAGGCTTCGGCCTATGCGCAACAGGCTTACCAGTTAGATGTAAGTAAAAGTAAAGTTTTATGGAACACCCGCCAAACTATGGGAGGCCATTACGGTTACCTGCTGTTTAGCTCGGGCACACTTATTTATTCATCTGCCGGGCAGCCTGTTAATGGTGTGTTTAGTATGGATATGAACAGCATCAGGAGCGAAGACCATGAGAAGGCAGCCGATAATCAAAAGGTTGACCAGGAACTCCGGAAGCCGGGCTTTTTTGATATAGATAAGTACCCAACCTCAACCATGAGGGTTTTAACCATAACCCAGATTGGCAAAACAGATAAATACAAAGTAAACGGCGACCTTACCATAAAGGGTATTACCAACCCTATTGAGTTTACAGCCACTCTGAAGAAAAAGGGAGGCAATATTATAGCCACTGCCGCACTTGTGATAGACCGGCTAATATGGCATATAGATTTGCAATCTCCGCCGCAAGCCAAACCCAAGCCGTGGGAATTAGTGACAACTTTAGAAAATAAAATTAAAAACAAGATTATGGTTGGCGAAGTACCCATTACACTAAAAATGGTGTTTACCCGGTAG
- a CDS encoding helix-turn-helix domain-containing protein: MSIINLIKRIGAQNQYMVALCCLLFTALTCVAFSFNTNDNFDKLRQQVLIRNIGHEVLLQSGDSTSRVLPVTQPADNEYRLRFENEFTFQTDSLVKIVKRSLAKSNFSHNYIVNVLNCSNGQVIFGYAIFKNEQNNIIPCSGRKQPKSCYLISIKFEHAGFTAREGGYLLSGLPLIALLGFVILRSGKIQPPKINPDVIENKALVLGNTVFDFTNKLIITAGITTPLTAKENKLLLIFAQAPQAIIERNRLQKELWEDEGVIVGRSLDMFISKLRKKLEHDSSVHLVNIHGRGYRLEIAKQV; this comes from the coding sequence ATGAGCATTATCAATTTAATCAAGCGCATTGGCGCACAAAATCAATACATGGTGGCACTATGCTGCCTGTTGTTTACAGCTCTTACCTGCGTTGCATTTAGCTTTAACACTAATGATAATTTTGATAAATTGCGCCAGCAGGTACTGATCCGCAATATTGGGCATGAAGTGTTATTACAATCGGGCGATAGCACCTCGCGGGTATTGCCGGTAACCCAACCTGCTGATAACGAGTATAGGTTGAGGTTTGAAAACGAGTTTACTTTTCAAACAGATTCGCTGGTAAAAATTGTAAAGCGTTCGTTGGCCAAAAGTAACTTTAGCCATAATTACATTGTTAACGTTTTAAATTGCTCAAACGGGCAGGTAATTTTTGGTTACGCTATTTTTAAAAATGAGCAAAACAATATCATACCCTGTTCGGGGCGTAAGCAGCCCAAAAGCTGTTATTTGATCAGCATAAAATTTGAGCATGCCGGCTTTACTGCCCGCGAAGGAGGGTACTTACTTAGCGGACTACCATTAATTGCTTTATTGGGTTTTGTTATACTAAGATCTGGCAAAATACAGCCCCCTAAAATCAACCCCGATGTTATTGAAAACAAAGCCCTTGTTTTGGGCAATACCGTTTTCGATTTCACCAACAAACTCATTATAACAGCAGGCATAACAACACCCCTTACTGCTAAAGAGAACAAACTGCTGCTAATTTTTGCACAAGCACCTCAGGCTATTATTGAACGAAACCGCTTGCAAAAAGAGCTTTGGGAAGACGAAGGTGTTATTGTTGGCCGAAGCCTGGATATGTTTATTTCCAAACTCCGCAAAAAACTGGAGCATGATTCATCGGTACACCTGGTGAATATTCATGGTAGAGGGTATAGATTAGAGATTGCGAAGCAGGTATAA
- a CDS encoding sugar transferase encodes MSEPFTQQRQIIALINLSDDLTISINQCNFKDRQLMHFKNGMQMFSAWQQNKLNIAAIISQDEVLASSGITLLETLKKNNMGNVPFFLIVNHFNSNLRQLALNAGVADVFKNPVKISNIETRVNFLVEYWETLHKKSGQKVAANYSIPAGKRAFDIFFSGMALLFLSPFFLLIYLLVRLESKGPAFYYSLRVGTGYQVFKFYKFRSMYVNADQRLKDLKHLNQYDTDAAAKKEKEGVKEEEKVIENTSFLCADCMGSGKCQFPMYADNVHWCEREYIDNKKTAGGSAFFKIKNDPRITRIGNFIRNTSIDELPQLWNVFIGDMSIVGNRPLPLYEAEKLTTDKYALRFHAPAGITGLWQVEKRGKGDMSEEERLMLDNVYAQNHSLVNDVKLIMKTIPALLQKESV; translated from the coding sequence ATGAGCGAACCATTTACCCAGCAACGGCAAATAATTGCGTTGATTAATTTGAGTGATGATTTAACCATCTCTATTAATCAGTGTAATTTTAAAGACAGGCAACTGATGCATTTCAAAAACGGAATGCAGATGTTTTCGGCCTGGCAGCAAAATAAATTAAACATTGCAGCCATAATTTCGCAGGATGAGGTTTTGGCTTCGTCGGGCATTACACTGCTCGAAACGCTTAAAAAGAACAACATGGGCAACGTGCCCTTCTTTTTAATTGTTAACCACTTTAACAGCAACTTACGCCAGCTGGCGTTAAATGCCGGTGTTGCCGATGTTTTTAAAAATCCGGTAAAGATCAGCAATATCGAAACCCGGGTAAACTTTTTGGTAGAATACTGGGAAACACTGCATAAAAAATCGGGACAGAAGGTAGCGGCTAATTATAGCATACCAGCCGGTAAACGCGCTTTCGACATTTTCTTTTCGGGTATGGCACTACTATTTTTATCGCCATTTTTCCTGCTTATCTATTTGCTGGTAAGGCTCGAGTCAAAAGGTCCGGCGTTTTATTACTCGCTGAGGGTGGGTACGGGCTATCAGGTGTTTAAGTTTTACAAGTTCAGGTCGATGTACGTTAACGCCGACCAGCGTTTAAAAGACCTGAAACACCTGAACCAGTACGATACCGACGCTGCCGCCAAAAAGGAAAAAGAAGGCGTTAAGGAAGAAGAGAAGGTAATTGAAAATACCTCATTTTTATGTGCCGATTGCATGGGCTCTGGCAAATGCCAGTTCCCCATGTATGCCGATAATGTGCACTGGTGCGAACGTGAGTACATTGACAACAAAAAAACTGCCGGAGGTTCGGCCTTCTTTAAAATAAAGAACGACCCGCGTATAACCCGTATAGGTAACTTTATTCGTAATACCAGTATCGACGAATTACCGCAACTGTGGAACGTTTTTATAGGCGACATGAGCATAGTAGGCAACCGCCCGCTACCGCTTTACGAAGCCGAAAAGCTAACTACCGATAAATACGCCCTGCGTTTCCACGCCCCGGCAGGCATAACCGGCCTGTGGCAGGTAGAAAAACGCGGCAAAGGCGACATGAGCGAAGAAGAGCGCCTGATGCTCGACAACGTTTATGCCCAAAACCACAGCCTGGTTAATGATGTAAAACTCATCATGAAGACTATACCGGCTCTGCTGCAAAAGGAAAGCGTGTAA
- a CDS encoding response regulator transcription factor — MGFSDTGQTKILIVEDDNYMQLILRKFLGKSYELEICPSALEALSFLQNGNIPDLVISDLNTPNLSGLDLITQMHSSDFFKSIPVIIVSGEDSSEVRVRCLNTGADDFIVKPFNPAELEARVRAILRRIGKNVQSL; from the coding sequence ATGGGATTTTCAGACACGGGACAAACCAAAATATTGATTGTTGAAGACGACAATTATATGCAGCTCATACTCCGCAAATTCTTAGGCAAATCCTACGAACTGGAGATATGCCCCTCGGCATTAGAGGCGCTGTCGTTTTTACAAAATGGTAATATCCCCGATTTAGTCATATCCGACTTAAATACCCCTAACCTTAGCGGGTTAGACTTAATAACCCAGATGCATAGCAGTGATTTCTTTAAATCGATACCTGTAATTATTGTATCGGGCGAAGACAGCTCTGAAGTACGTGTGAGATGTTTAAATACAGGTGCCGACGATTTTATTGTGAAACCATTTAACCCGGCCGAACTGGAAGCACGTGTGAGAGCGATATTGAGAAGAATTGGAAAGAATGTGCAAAGCTTATGA
- a CDS encoding glycosyltransferase family 2 protein → MRPVSIPAYVSNFFYNKQDPAKVSEAYQRLRKGTAVPDVTVSIPAYNEESTIVQTLASLCNNETKWAVEINVINNNSKDKTEELVKACGVNCILETTQGITPARNRGLAEAKGKYILNADADTIYPEDWIEEMIKPLADESKKVAITYGLFSFIPVGKTGRFTYFFYEYFSDLTRVYNQYFKNEAVNVYGFDSAFRREEGLQVDSFNHPAGTNEDGYLALKLKNKGFGSIHRVTSPQSIVWTTDRRIQIDGGLWKATVKRFKRVFFS, encoded by the coding sequence ATGAGACCTGTTTCGATACCTGCTTATGTAAGCAATTTTTTTTACAATAAGCAAGACCCTGCAAAGGTGAGTGAGGCTTATCAGCGGTTACGTAAGGGCACAGCCGTGCCTGATGTAACGGTATCAATACCGGCTTATAATGAAGAGAGTACCATAGTGCAAACTTTGGCCTCGTTATGCAACAACGAAACAAAATGGGCTGTTGAGATCAACGTAATCAACAATAACTCTAAAGATAAAACAGAAGAATTAGTTAAAGCCTGCGGTGTTAACTGCATACTTGAAACTACACAGGGTATAACGCCTGCCCGCAACCGTGGACTGGCCGAAGCCAAAGGCAAATATATTTTAAATGCCGATGCCGACACCATATACCCGGAAGACTGGATAGAGGAAATGATAAAGCCGCTGGCCGATGAGAGCAAGAAAGTAGCTATTACCTACGGTTTGTTTTCATTTATACCGGTGGGCAAAACAGGACGTTTTACTTACTTTTTTTACGAGTACTTTTCTGACCTTACCCGGGTTTATAACCAGTACTTTAAAAATGAGGCGGTAAATGTTTACGGGTTCGATTCGGCTTTTAGGCGCGAAGAAGGCCTGCAGGTGGATAGTTTTAACCACCCGGCCGGCACCAACGAGGATGGTTACCTGGCATTAAAATTAAAAAATAAAGGTTTTGGCAGTATACATCGTGTTACAAGCCCGCAGTCGATAGTTTGGACTACGGACCGGAGAATACAAATTGACGGTGGTTTGTGGAAAGCAACCGTTAAACGTTTTAAAAGAGTATTTTTTTCGTAA
- the surE gene encoding 5'/3'-nucleotidase SurE produces MSKQKPTILVVNDDGITAPGIKALIETMQQIGRVVVVAPDSPQSGMGHAITIGKPLRLDPVDLYEGVEMYKCSGTPVDCVKLAVNRIFSGKKPDLCVSGINHGLNNSINVLYSGTMSAAVEGCIESIPSIGFSLDDYTLQANFKPSLPFVKQIAEQVLAHGLPAGTLLNVNFPNRNDLKGIKICRQAHGKWAEEFDERMDPHKRPYYWLTGEFQLNDQGEDTDVWALDHGYVSVVPVQYDMTAHHAISVLNGWKF; encoded by the coding sequence ATGAGCAAGCAAAAACCCACCATTTTAGTAGTAAACGATGATGGCATAACCGCACCGGGCATTAAAGCACTGATTGAAACCATGCAGCAAATAGGCCGTGTGGTGGTGGTGGCTCCGGATAGTCCGCAATCGGGCATGGGCCATGCCATCACCATAGGTAAACCGCTGCGTTTAGACCCGGTTGACCTTTATGAAGGCGTGGAAATGTACAAATGCTCGGGCACACCGGTTGATTGTGTAAAGCTTGCTGTTAACCGTATTTTTAGTGGCAAAAAGCCCGATCTGTGCGTATCGGGCATTAATCACGGGCTAAACAATTCTATTAACGTATTGTACTCGGGCACCATGTCGGCCGCGGTTGAGGGTTGTATCGAGTCTATACCATCCATAGGTTTTTCGCTCGATGATTATACTTTGCAGGCTAATTTCAAACCATCTTTACCATTTGTTAAACAAATTGCCGAGCAGGTTTTAGCGCATGGCTTACCGGCCGGCACATTGCTTAATGTAAACTTTCCTAACAGAAACGACTTGAAAGGCATTAAAATTTGTCGGCAGGCCCACGGCAAATGGGCCGAAGAGTTTGACGAGCGCATGGACCCACACAAACGCCCTTATTACTGGCTAACCGGCGAATTTCAACTCAACGACCAGGGTGAAGACACCGATGTTTGGGCGCTTGATCATGGCTACGTATCAGTTGTACCGGTACAATATGATATGACCGCGCATCATGCTATTTCGGTTTTAAATGGGTGGAAGTTTTAA
- the lpxB gene encoding lipid-A-disaccharide synthase, producing the protein MKYYLVAGEASGDLHGANLLKALKAEDPQAEFRFFGGDLMQAEGGTLVQHYSTMAYMGFAEVLMNIRTIMRNMKACKQDIAAWKPDTLILIDFPGFNLKIAEFAQTLGIPVCFYISPKVWAWNQKRVHKIKRVVNHLFCILPFEVEFYKQFDMKVDYVGNPLLDAIAAFTPDESFLQKHKLNDKKIIALLPGSRKQEISRLLPEMVKLATRFPEYQFVVAGAPSFQMAYYEQYLDGSNLPVVFNATYDLLHHAHTAIVASGTAVLETALFNVPQVAVYKAHQFMVTVAKMFLKIKYITLVNLIMDKPVVKELIQEDCNTESLSTELSQLLSGSYRNAMLSNYQELHTLMGTPGASAKTAKLIVGYITKKRAMLAAWLYRFHR; encoded by the coding sequence ATGAAATATTACCTTGTAGCCGGCGAAGCATCGGGCGATTTACATGGTGCCAACCTCCTGAAGGCATTGAAAGCTGAAGACCCGCAGGCTGAGTTCCGCTTTTTTGGGGGCGATTTAATGCAGGCTGAGGGCGGCACGCTGGTTCAACATTACAGCACCATGGCCTATATGGGTTTTGCCGAGGTGTTGATGAACATTCGCACCATCATGCGCAATATGAAGGCCTGTAAGCAAGACATTGCCGCATGGAAACCCGATACCTTAATACTGATTGATTTTCCCGGCTTTAACCTCAAAATAGCCGAGTTTGCCCAAACGCTGGGTATTCCGGTTTGCTTTTACATATCGCCCAAGGTATGGGCCTGGAACCAAAAGCGCGTGCACAAAATTAAGCGTGTGGTTAATCACCTGTTTTGTATACTGCCTTTTGAGGTGGAGTTTTACAAGCAGTTTGATATGAAGGTAGATTATGTGGGCAACCCACTGCTGGATGCCATAGCCGCCTTTACGCCTGATGAAAGCTTCCTGCAAAAACATAAGCTAAACGATAAAAAAATTATAGCTCTGCTACCCGGCAGCCGCAAGCAGGAAATAAGCCGCCTGCTGCCCGAAATGGTAAAATTAGCTACCCGTTTCCCCGAATATCAATTTGTAGTAGCCGGTGCGCCATCGTTCCAAATGGCATATTACGAGCAATATCTTGATGGCTCAAACCTACCGGTGGTTTTTAATGCCACTTATGATCTACTGCACCACGCGCACACGGCCATTGTAGCATCGGGCACCGCTGTTTTAGAAACCGCCTTGTTTAATGTTCCGCAAGTAGCGGTGTACAAAGCCCACCAGTTTATGGTAACCGTTGCCAAGATGTTTTTAAAGATCAAATACATTACGCTGGTTAACCTCATTATGGATAAACCCGTAGTAAAAGAACTGATTCAGGAAGATTGCAATACCGAAAGCTTAAGTACCGAACTAAGCCAACTACTTTCAGGCAGCTACCGCAATGCCATGCTCAGCAACTACCAGGAGTTGCATACCCTTATGGGCACTCCCGGCGCATCGGCCAAAACGGCTAAGCTTATTGTTGGGTATATCACAAAAAAAAGAGCCATGCTTGCAGCATGGCTCTATCGTTTTCATAGGTGA
- a CDS encoding MFS transporter: MSITAHQHKLTPLILWTMTLATGFVVANIYYNQPLLGDIAHDFKISNGQAGQISMFTQIGYATGLLLIVPLADMFKRKRLMLIDLACVFAALMLVATAKSLWVMALGSFLLGVTSIIPQILLPMAAHLANPEERGKKIGFIMSGLLIGILLSRTVSGIVGEHLGWRSMFYIAAALMLLMWMLIALIIPEVEPQHKGNYGSLMRSLITLIKEEPKLRIAALRGALCFACFSAFWTTLVFLLREPPFNEGSAVAGAFGLIGAFGALAASLIGRLSDKSNPDRLITYTLLLLLVSFIIFFAFSHSMAGLIVGVILMDMGVQATHISNQSIIFGLNPSARNRINTVYMVSYFAGGSAGTFLASRVWGTFHWPGVCVIGITLSVIVLLVHLLNSKKSTV; this comes from the coding sequence ATGTCGATAACTGCTCATCAACATAAACTTACACCGCTCATACTTTGGACCATGACTTTGGCCACCGGGTTTGTGGTTGCTAATATTTACTACAACCAGCCCCTGCTGGGCGATATAGCCCACGATTTTAAGATAAGCAACGGGCAGGCAGGGCAAATTTCTATGTTTACTCAAATTGGTTACGCCACCGGTTTGCTGTTAATTGTGCCCCTGGCCGATATGTTTAAACGCAAGCGACTAATGCTTATTGATCTTGCCTGTGTTTTTGCTGCCTTAATGTTAGTTGCTACGGCAAAAAGTTTATGGGTAATGGCATTGGGTAGTTTTTTATTAGGCGTAACTTCCATAATACCGCAAATATTGCTGCCTATGGCGGCGCATTTGGCCAACCCTGAAGAGCGGGGCAAGAAAATTGGCTTTATCATGAGCGGCCTGCTCATAGGTATATTACTATCGCGCACGGTGAGTGGCATTGTGGGTGAGCATTTAGGCTGGCGGTCTATGTTTTACATTGCTGCCGCACTAATGTTGTTAATGTGGATGCTCATTGCCCTCATCATTCCTGAGGTTGAACCGCAGCATAAAGGTAACTACGGTAGTTTGATGCGTTCGCTAATAACGCTTATTAAAGAAGAGCCCAAACTTCGCATTGCCGCACTGCGTGGAGCCTTGTGCTTTGCCTGTTTCAGCGCCTTTTGGACAACGCTCGTTTTCCTGCTGCGCGAGCCGCCCTTTAACGAGGGGAGCGCTGTAGCCGGGGCATTTGGTTTGATAGGGGCTTTTGGAGCATTGGCAGCTTCATTGATTGGCCGGTTGAGCGATAAGTCTAACCCCGACAGGCTAATTACCTATACTTTACTGCTATTGCTGGTATCGTTTATTATCTTTTTTGCTTTTAGCCATAGCATGGCCGGGCTAATTGTAGGCGTAATATTAATGGACATGGGCGTGCAGGCTACGCATATCTCTAACCAGTCTATTATCTTCGGACTAAACCCATCGGCGCGCAACCGTATTAATACGGTATATATGGTATCTTACTTTGCAGGTGGTTCGGCAGGTACATTCCTGGCCTCCCGGGTTTGGGGTACTTTCCATTGGCCAGGTGTGTGCGTTATTGGTATCACACTGTCCGTTATCGTACTGTTGGTGCATTTGCTTAACTCAAAAAAGAGTACGGTTTAA